In Anaerolineales bacterium, the following proteins share a genomic window:
- a CDS encoding lamin tail domain-containing protein produces MKAKESVQNRTAIFPFVVLLLVSLACGTSSNVTIPTSDPNSIQTAIAGTAQAAELQTSTASAPIATLIPTNSPEQSNSPIPIITIAATETSTLTLEPTALPSLTNGAIIRIKTVNKEEEFVDLENFGNQPQNLSGWSLISEKGDQICSLSGTIMPGEILRVWANNPNGGGFNCNFGTQIWNNSESDPAVLRDNNYQEVSRYP; encoded by the coding sequence ATGAAAGCCAAAGAAAGTGTACAAAATCGGACAGCGATTTTTCCATTTGTCGTACTGTTGCTCGTGTCACTGGCTTGTGGCACATCATCCAATGTGACAATTCCAACGTCTGACCCAAATTCAATTCAAACCGCCATCGCTGGAACCGCCCAAGCAGCAGAACTACAAACTTCAACAGCATCCGCTCCTATCGCCACGTTAATACCAACAAACTCGCCTGAGCAATCAAACTCACCAATCCCAATCATAACCATTGCGGCGACTGAAACATCAACTTTAACGCTCGAGCCAACTGCATTACCGTCATTGACGAACGGCGCAATCATCAGAATCAAAACCGTCAACAAAGAAGAAGAGTTCGTGGATTTGGAGAATTTTGGTAATCAGCCGCAGAATTTGTCAGGTTGGTCGTTGATATCCGAAAAAGGCGATCAGATATGCAGTTTAAGTGGAACAATAATGCCTGGCGAAATTTTACGCGTTTGGGCAAACAATCCGAATGGAGGGGGATTCAACTGTAACTTTGGAACCCAAATTTGGAATAACAGCGAATCAGATCCAGCAGTTCTCCGCGACAATAATTACCAAGAAGTTTCCCGTTATCCATAA
- a CDS encoding DUF5615 family PIN-like protein: MKALLFDENLSPKLVDRLIDLYPSSTHVSFVGLGSEFDRAVWDYARQNDLIIVTKDADFSEMSILMGFPPRVVWIRRGNCSTQDIENLLRESFDAISNLSENPDAGILALY, from the coding sequence ATGAAGGCTCTTCTCTTCGACGAAAACCTATCCCCAAAACTCGTGGATAGGTTGATAGACTTGTATCCATCCTCGACTCATGTTTCATTCGTCGGGTTGGGAAGTGAGTTTGACAGGGCGGTTTGGGATTATGCACGCCAAAACGATTTAATCATCGTCACCAAAGACGCAGATTTCAGCGAAATGAGCATATTGATGGGGTTTCCACCAAGAGTGGTTTGGATTCGACGAGGAAACTGTTCTACCCAAGATATAGAAAATTTGCTTCGCGAAAGTTTTGATGCAATCTCAAACTTGAGTGAAAATCCAGATGCAGGCATCCTAGCTTTGTATTGA
- a CDS encoding DUF433 domain-containing protein translates to MDLRNIITIEPGKRGGKPCIRGMRITVYDVLEYLSSGMSQQEILNDFPYLTKEDILASLRYAADREHSMLAVQG, encoded by the coding sequence ATGGATTTACGAAACATCATTACAATCGAGCCAGGAAAACGAGGCGGCAAACCTTGTATCCGAGGCATGAGAATCACCGTTTACGATGTGCTTGAATATCTTTCTTCAGGTATGAGCCAGCAAGAAATTCTGAATGATTTCCCATACCTTACAAAAGAAGATATTCTGGCAAGCCTGCGCTACGCCGCTGACCGTGAACACTCCATGCTTGCAGTACAGGGATGA
- a CDS encoding DUF92 domain-containing protein: protein MTFDLQPSTFDFQLMLLLHGLLLALLISFLAYRAHSLSKSGALAALLLGTIIFGLGGIPWAVLLLTFFITSTLLSRAFKTRKQGLNEKYSKGDQRDAGQVFGNGGLAAAFVIVHYFFPESNIGWIGFAASLAAVNADTWATELGVLNPSAPRMITDLRKRVEKGTSGGISLVGTLASLAGSALIALLASLFTSNWSLFPLISIAGLAGSLFDSFLGATVQAMYFCPKDNKETEKHPLHTCGTETIHLRGWKWLTNDWVNFACGAFGVVIALGLGML, encoded by the coding sequence TTGACTTTTGACCTTCAACCTTCAACTTTCGACTTTCAACTCATGCTCCTCCTCCACGGACTCCTCCTCGCCCTCCTCATTTCATTCCTCGCCTATCGCGCGCACAGCCTGAGCAAAAGCGGAGCGCTCGCCGCGCTGTTGCTCGGCACGATCATCTTCGGGCTGGGCGGGATTCCGTGGGCGGTTTTGTTGTTGACGTTTTTCATCACGTCCACGTTGTTGAGCCGCGCCTTCAAAACTCGCAAGCAGGGACTGAACGAAAAATATTCCAAAGGCGACCAGCGCGACGCGGGACAAGTCTTCGGCAACGGCGGATTGGCGGCGGCGTTCGTCATCGTCCATTATTTTTTTCCCGAATCGAACATCGGCTGGATCGGATTCGCCGCCTCGCTTGCCGCAGTCAACGCGGACACGTGGGCGACGGAACTCGGCGTGTTGAACCCGTCCGCCCCGCGCATGATCACCGACTTACGCAAGCGCGTCGAAAAAGGGACCTCGGGCGGAATCTCCCTCGTCGGCACGCTCGCCTCTCTGGCTGGCTCCGCGTTGATCGCCCTCCTCGCCTCGCTGTTCACTTCTAACTGGTCACTGTTTCCACTGATTTCTATTGCAGGTCTCGCTGGCTCACTCTTTGACTCGTTCCTCGGCGCGACAGTCCAAGCCATGTACTTCTGCCCGAAAGATAACAAGGAAACCGAGAAACATCCCCTCCACACCTGCGGCACGGAGACAATCCACCTGCGCGGCTGGAAATGGCTGACGAACGACTGGGTCAATTTTGCGTGCGGGGCGTTTGGGGTGGTGATTGCATTGGGTTTGGGAATGTTATAA
- a CDS encoding PH domain-containing protein, with protein sequence MNPSKVGHFPPSKRFGLLVHGAIILALAGISGWAFFNLTRAQVGPSFVNFLLIGIIAFAPIPFFGYRAYALLRADYYIDRDSLAILWGLRVEDIPLTDIEWVRPASDLSNPLALPRFRLSGAVIGTRRHPDLGLVEFIASNSRNIILIATSKRVFAISPKDAASLVRTFARATEMGSLSPAEPVSVYPSFIVTQAWQTPVARFLWVSGLLLNIGLIVWVGILIPTLNQIPFGFDAFGAPNDPTASSRLILLPLLSMALFISGLVAGLYFYRWDHTRPLAVILWVSSAVSALLFLTAVLFLVTTPI encoded by the coding sequence ATGAACCCATCCAAAGTTGGACATTTCCCACCATCCAAACGATTCGGACTCCTCGTTCACGGGGCGATCATCCTCGCGCTGGCAGGGATTTCAGGCTGGGCATTCTTCAACTTGACGCGCGCACAGGTGGGACCGTCGTTCGTCAATTTTTTGCTCATCGGCATCATCGCTTTTGCACCGATTCCGTTTTTTGGTTATCGCGCCTACGCCCTCCTACGAGCGGACTACTACATTGACCGCGACAGCCTCGCCATACTGTGGGGCTTGCGCGTGGAAGACATTCCGTTGACGGACATCGAATGGGTGCGACCCGCGTCCGATCTGTCGAATCCGCTGGCGTTGCCGCGCTTTCGTTTATCAGGCGCGGTGATCGGGACGCGGCGGCATCCCGATCTGGGACTGGTCGAGTTCATTGCATCGAATTCACGGAATATCATCCTCATCGCGACATCGAAGCGCGTCTTTGCCATCTCGCCAAAGGACGCGGCGTCTCTTGTCCGAACGTTCGCACGCGCCACCGAAATGGGAAGTCTCTCGCCCGCTGAGCCTGTGTCGGTGTATCCGTCGTTCATCGTCACGCAAGCATGGCAAACTCCCGTTGCGCGCTTCCTCTGGGTCAGCGGACTCTTGCTCAACATCGGGTTGATCGTCTGGGTTGGAATTCTGATTCCCACGTTGAACCAAATTCCCTTTGGGTTCGACGCGTTCGGAGCGCCGAACGATCCGACGGCGTCGAGTCGGCTCATCCTGCTTCCGCTTCTCAGCATGGCGCTATTCATCAGCGGACTCGTCGCAGGGCTGTATTTCTATCGCTGGGATCACACGCGTCCGCTGGCAGTCATCCTTTGGGTTTCGAGCGCGGTCAGCGCGTTGTTGTTTTTGACGGCGGTATTGTTTTTGGTGACGACGCCGATCTAA
- a CDS encoding YbaK/EbsC family protein: MKYRDLQIQTQRESPNNARTEGFAFLVRAGYLTRENVPTKLGAAAINHLKSLSNDNSFLFHLSLPLINNTNEVFFPITAGDVELAHCSNCKYTERLELARFMKRVGASHDSSLPLEKIATPDCNTIESLANFLGIEKAQTAKALMYTRVSDGKFVFVVVRGDMQLSEAKLKAQVGDVRAARAEEIERAGTVAGYASAVGLKDAVIVVDDLIPTSPNLVAGANEAGFHLKNTNYGRDYSAEIVADLAQANDGDACANCGNPLTALTAIQLNDNFDNILLALAETHHDDKGLTLPHPATLFDVYLMHVPGKELDTRAKAEEIYNELQRAGVSVLFDDRDERAGVKFNDADLIGCPVRVTVGEKGLKEGMVELKPRKEKENRLVAIERIVEEIKSY, translated from the coding sequence ATGAAATACCGTGACCTTCAAATCCAAACTCAACGCGAGTCTCCCAACAACGCGCGGACAGAGGGATTCGCTTTCCTCGTCCGCGCGGGATATTTGACGCGGGAGAATGTGCCGACGAAGTTGGGAGCAGCCGCCATCAATCATTTAAAAAGTTTATCAAACGACAATTCTTTCCTCTTTCATCTTTCTCTACCCTTAATCAACAACACCAACGAAGTCTTCTTTCCCATCACAGCGGGAGATGTTGAACTTGCTCATTGCTCGAACTGCAAATACACTGAGCGGCTCGAACTTGCTCGATTCATGAAACGCGTAGGAGCGAGTCATGACTCGTCCCTACCTTTAGAAAAAATCGCCACGCCTGATTGCAACACGATTGAATCGTTGGCAAATTTTCTGGGTATTGAAAAAGCACAAACCGCCAAAGCCTTGATGTACACCCGCGTCAGCGATGGAAAATTCGTTTTCGTCGTCGTGCGCGGGGACATGCAACTCAGCGAAGCAAAGTTGAAGGCGCAGGTGGGAGACGTCCGTGCGGCGAGGGCGGAAGAAATTGAAAGGGCGGGAACGGTCGCGGGGTACGCGTCAGCCGTCGGGTTAAAGGACGCGGTGATCGTCGTGGACGATCTGATTCCCACGTCGCCGAATCTGGTCGCAGGCGCGAACGAAGCGGGTTTTCATCTAAAGAACACAAATTACGGGCGTGATTATTCGGCGGAGATCGTCGCAGATTTGGCGCAAGCCAACGATGGCGATGCGTGTGCCAATTGCGGAAATCCGCTCACGGCTTTGACTGCGATTCAGTTGAACGATAATTTTGATAACATCTTGCTCGCCCTTGCTGAGACGCATCACGACGACAAGGGATTGACTCTCCCCCATCCTGCCACGCTGTTTGACGTGTATCTGATGCACGTCCCAGGCAAGGAGTTGGACACGCGCGCCAAAGCCGAAGAGATCTACAACGAGTTGCAACGCGCTGGCGTTTCGGTTTTGTTCGATGACCGCGACGAGCGCGCGGGAGTCAAATTCAACGATGCAGATTTGATCGGCTGTCCCGTCCGCGTGACGGTGGGTGAAAAGGGACTGAAAGAGGGGATGGTAGAATTGAAACCGCGCAAGGAAAAAGAAAATCGGCTTGTGGCGATTGAGAGAATCGTTGAAGAAATAAAATCGTATTGA
- a CDS encoding polymer-forming cytoskeletal protein: MFKRNTTPTETQQPAVQAVERITSVLGSGVIWHGSINGSGGVRIEGAFEGEIALLGMLVIGETGRVTCQNVRANTVIVAGAVRGNITTQKLEIRGSGRVWGDVVTTAFVTEEGAFLRGQIRMEETVELDLEPAPETTPSEAAQAESIAATPIVVPEPEKTQKIPRKKKTEA, from the coding sequence ATGTTCAAGCGCAATACAACACCGACAGAAACTCAACAACCCGCCGTGCAAGCCGTCGAGCGGATCACGTCCGTGCTTGGCTCGGGCGTGATTTGGCACGGTTCGATCAACGGTTCGGGCGGCGTCCGCATCGAAGGCGCGTTCGAGGGTGAGATCGCCCTGCTCGGGATGCTCGTCATCGGCGAGACGGGGCGCGTCACCTGCCAGAACGTGCGCGCGAACACGGTCATCGTGGCGGGCGCGGTGCGCGGCAACATCACGACTCAAAAATTGGAAATTCGCGGCTCGGGTCGCGTTTGGGGAGACGTGGTCACGACCGCGTTCGTGACGGAGGAAGGCGCGTTCCTACGCGGTCAAATTCGGATGGAAGAAACGGTCGAACTCGACCTTGAGCCTGCTCCCGAAACAACGCCTTCGGAAGCCGCCCAAGCCGAATCCATCGCGGCGACGCCAATCGTCGTCCCTGAGCCTGAGAAAACGCAAAAGATTCCGAGGAAGAAAAAAACCGAAGCCTAA
- a CDS encoding enoyl-ACP reductase, with the protein MGLLEGKNALVFGLANDKSIAWGITQAFHREGANLGVSYAGEMLERRVKPLAEQVGCKWVEECDVTKDDQITAVAEKAAKHFGKIDVLVHSIAFAGRDELSRPYYQTSREGFKNTMDISVFSFVALTNAFLPILNPGASVMCLTYGSGAVKVAPHYNVMGVAKAALESSTRYLAYDLGPQKIRVNAISAGPIRTLAAAGVGGFRDMYKHFADAAPLRENVTIDDCGNLAVFLASDLSARITGEVIYVDSGFNIMGVQIAAKEEKSE; encoded by the coding sequence ATGGGATTACTTGAAGGCAAAAACGCATTGGTGTTTGGGTTGGCGAACGACAAATCGATCGCTTGGGGAATCACGCAGGCGTTTCATCGTGAGGGCGCGAACCTAGGCGTCAGTTACGCGGGCGAGATGCTCGAACGGCGCGTGAAGCCGCTCGCGGAACAGGTCGGATGCAAATGGGTGGAAGAATGCGACGTGACGAAGGACGATCAGATCACGGCGGTGGCAGAGAAAGCCGCGAAGCATTTCGGAAAGATTGATGTGCTGGTTCATTCGATTGCGTTCGCTGGACGCGACGAGTTGAGCAGACCTTATTATCAAACTTCGCGCGAGGGCTTCAAGAACACGATGGATATTTCAGTGTTTTCGTTCGTCGCGCTGACGAATGCCTTTTTGCCGATTCTGAATCCTGGCGCATCGGTGATGTGCCTCACGTACGGTTCGGGTGCGGTGAAGGTCGCCCCGCATTACAACGTGATGGGCGTGGCAAAAGCCGCGCTGGAATCGTCGACGCGGTATTTGGCTTACGACTTGGGTCCGCAAAAGATTCGGGTGAATGCCATTTCGGCGGGACCGATTCGCACGCTTGCCGCGGCGGGCGTGGGCGGTTTCCGAGACATGTACAAGCACTTTGCAGACGCCGCGCCTTTGCGTGAAAATGTGACGATTGACGACTGCGGCAATTTAGCTGTCTTCCTCGCTTCCGATCTATCGGCGCGCATCACGGGCGAGGTCATCTACGTCGATTCAGGGTTCAACATCATGGGCGTGCAGATTGCGGCGAAGGAAGAGAAGAGCGAGTGA
- a CDS encoding DNA-3-methyladenine glycosylase, giving the protein MTVARELIGARLVRMLNGKKLVGLIVETEAYISEKDLACHCKAGLTPRTEVMYGEAGHAYVYFTYGNHWMFNVVTEREGFPAAVLIRAIQPIEGVEFMSRRRHGRDTFGPGKLTQAMGISKRENKADLTEPASPLRIEAGVQVPNSLVTKSPRVGLNNTPEPWLSKPWRFLVKDWKIPNEEIASSG; this is encoded by the coding sequence TTGACCGTCGCACGCGAGTTGATCGGCGCGCGGCTAGTGCGGATGTTGAATGGCAAGAAGTTGGTCGGGCTCATCGTCGAGACGGAGGCGTACATCAGCGAAAAGGATTTGGCGTGTCATTGCAAAGCGGGACTCACGCCGCGCACGGAGGTCATGTATGGCGAGGCGGGTCATGCGTATGTCTATTTCACGTACGGGAATCATTGGATGTTCAACGTAGTCACCGAGCGTGAAGGATTCCCTGCGGCGGTGTTAATTCGTGCGATACAGCCCATCGAGGGTGTAGAATTCATGTCGAGGCGCAGACATGGGCGCGATACGTTCGGTCCAGGGAAGTTGACGCAGGCGATGGGAATCTCCAAGAGGGAGAACAAAGCCGACTTGACTGAACCAGCTTCCCCCTTGAGAATCGAAGCGGGAGTCCAAGTCCCAAATTCGCTCGTGACGAAAAGTCCACGTGTGGGTTTAAATAATACGCCTGAGCCGTGGCTGTCGAAGCCATGGAGGTTTTTGGTCAAAGATTGGAAAATTCCAAACGAGGAGATTGCTTCGTCGGGCTAA
- a CDS encoding NAD-dependent epimerase/dehydratase family protein: MNFLITGAAGFLGSSLANHLAREGHQVRGLDDLSTGDPQALAPDVHFTRGDVSDRPKLWTLLQEVDVVYHLAARVSVPESVLYPRDYNNVNVGGTVALMEAMRDVGVRRVVLASSGAVYGDLAEQPLTETLTPAPRSPYAVSKLAAEYYVRTIGGLWGIETVSLRIFNAYGPGQHLPASHPPVVPHYLRQALRGGTLVAHGDGSQTRDYVYVDDVVSALVAAATAPNVNGLVINVGSGTETSIKELINDVLNVTGNKAEVIYNAKTSGGVSRMRADLSLASQKLNYRSSISLAEGLRLTLKRDSRFK, encoded by the coding sequence ATGAATTTCCTCATCACAGGAGCCGCGGGATTCCTCGGCTCTTCGCTTGCCAACCATCTCGCCCGCGAGGGTCACCAAGTGCGCGGGCTGGACGATCTTTCCACGGGCGATCCGCAGGCGCTGGCACCCGATGTCCACTTCACGCGCGGCGACGTGAGCGACCGCCCCAAGTTGTGGACCCTCCTGCAAGAGGTGGACGTCGTTTATCACCTCGCGGCGCGCGTCTCGGTGCCTGAGTCGGTTTTGTATCCGCGGGATTACAACAACGTCAACGTCGGCGGGACGGTCGCGCTGATGGAAGCAATGCGGGATGTCGGCGTACGCCGCGTCGTTCTCGCCTCCAGTGGGGCTGTCTACGGCGATTTAGCCGAACAACCGCTGACAGAGACTCTCACCCCCGCCCCGCGTTCGCCTTATGCCGTCTCCAAACTCGCGGCGGAATATTACGTCCGCACGATCGGCGGGCTGTGGGGAATCGAAACGGTCAGCCTGCGGATTTTCAACGCCTACGGACCTGGTCAACACTTGCCCGCGTCTCATCCGCCAGTGGTGCCGCATTACCTTCGACAAGCCTTGCGCGGCGGGACACTGGTCGCGCACGGCGACGGTTCGCAAACGCGGGATTATGTGTACGTGGATGATGTGGTCAGCGCGCTGGTTGCCGCGGCGACTGCGCCGAACGTCAATGGGCTGGTTATCAACGTCGGCTCAGGGACGGAAACAAGTATCAAAGAATTGATCAACGATGTGCTTAATGTGACGGGCAACAAAGCAGAAGTCATCTATAACGCCAAAACTTCAGGTGGCGTATCTCGCATGAGGGCAGATTTGTCACTTGCCAGCCAGAAATTGAATTACCGTTCCTCGATCAGTTTGGCGGAGGGGTTGCGGTTGACGTTGAAACGCGATTCGAGATTCAAATAA
- a CDS encoding DMT family transporter — MKQLTGILLIALSAAAFGTLAIFGRFVYAAGMDTFTVLFLRFSIAAVLMAVLLAARRESLPRGRTLIQLIGMGALGYVGQSFLYLTAIKYASAGLVALLLYLYPCIVMILSALIFRERITGTKILALGLALVGTGLTVDPSGGQLSGALMAIAAAVIYSVYIIVGANVMKHVSAAQSSTVIFASAGAVFGTITLINGAHFPIAVNGWYSMIGIVLISTVVPVVAFLTGLELIGPTNAATLSTLEPVVTVLLAAWLFQERLSPIALLGGGLILVAVILLTRSELQKIKPAEGTPN; from the coding sequence ATGAAACAACTCACCGGCATCCTCCTCATCGCCCTCTCTGCCGCCGCGTTTGGGACACTGGCGATCTTTGGTCGTTTCGTTTACGCCGCTGGCATGGACACGTTCACTGTGCTCTTCCTGCGCTTCTCGATTGCCGCCGTGTTGATGGCGGTTTTGTTGGCGGCTCGGCGCGAGTCTCTCCCCCGAGGACGAACGCTCATTCAATTGATCGGCATGGGCGCGTTAGGCTATGTGGGACAATCGTTTCTCTACCTGACCGCAATTAAATATGCCTCTGCGGGATTGGTGGCTTTACTGTTGTATTTGTACCCGTGCATTGTGATGATTCTTTCCGCTCTCATTTTCCGCGAGCGGATCACTGGCACAAAAATCCTTGCGCTGGGATTGGCGCTCGTCGGCACCGGGCTGACCGTTGATCCATCGGGCGGACAACTGAGCGGCGCGCTGATGGCAATCGCGGCGGCGGTGATCTATTCGGTCTACATCATCGTCGGCGCAAACGTGATGAAACACGTTTCAGCGGCGCAATCGTCCACGGTCATTTTTGCCTCGGCAGGCGCAGTCTTTGGAACGATCACACTGATCAACGGTGCGCATTTCCCCATTGCGGTGAACGGTTGGTATAGCATGATCGGCATCGTACTCATCTCAACCGTCGTTCCCGTGGTTGCATTTCTCACCGGGCTGGAGTTGATCGGTCCCACCAATGCCGCCACCCTCTCCACATTGGAACCGGTGGTCACTGTTTTGTTGGCGGCGTGGCTATTTCAGGAGCGGTTATCTCCCATTGCCTTGCTGGGAGGCGGATTGATTCTGGTCGCGGTCATCTTGTTGACGCGGAGTGAATTGCAAAAGATCAAGCCAGCAGAAGGAACGCCCAATTGA
- a CDS encoding DEAD/DEAH box helicase gives MNFEQFNLDSRLMQGIKVAGYETATPIQEAAIPAALRGRDIIGTAQTGTGKTAAFVLPILNKLLDGPRGMPRALIVTPTRELAEQINQVVHQLSAGTGLKSATIYGGVGSDRQIKALRNGVEILVACPGRLLDLINQRHVKTNRIEILVLDEADRMFDMGFLPDVKRIIKVVPTQRQTMLFSATFPVEVEQLASQTLTEPQKIAMGISKPAVTVAHALYPVPQHLKSGLLVKLLRMINSDSVLVFTRTKHRADKVAKQIAHAGFRVTSLHGNRTQGQRERALHGFKTGHFPIMVATDIAARGLDIDSITHVINFDMPDTADAYIHRIGRTGRAQRTGDAFTLVTDEDKDMIRTLERIMGQPLKRETLADFDYSPPAPPRHGHAMRERGRPPRPAPTPTRFSKNRLAPRRRS, from the coding sequence TTGAACTTCGAACAATTTAATTTGGATTCCCGCCTCATGCAGGGAATCAAGGTCGCGGGCTACGAAACCGCGACGCCGATCCAGGAAGCGGCGATTCCCGCCGCCTTACGCGGACGCGACATCATCGGCACCGCGCAGACGGGGACGGGCAAGACCGCCGCGTTCGTCCTCCCCATTTTGAACAAACTGCTCGACGGTCCGCGCGGGATGCCGCGCGCGCTCATCGTCACACCGACGCGCGAGTTGGCTGAGCAGATCAACCAAGTCGTGCATCAGCTGTCGGCGGGGACAGGGCTGAAGAGCGCGACCATCTATGGGGGCGTCGGAAGCGACCGTCAGATCAAGGCATTGCGAAACGGGGTGGAAATCCTAGTGGCGTGCCCAGGGCGTTTGCTTGATCTCATTAATCAACGCCACGTAAAAACGAATCGCATCGAAATCTTGGTGCTCGACGAAGCCGACCGCATGTTCGACATGGGATTTTTGCCCGACGTAAAACGGATCATCAAAGTGGTGCCGACGCAACGACAGACGATGTTGTTCTCCGCCACGTTCCCGGTTGAGGTGGAGCAACTCGCCTCGCAAACGCTGACCGAGCCGCAAAAGATTGCGATGGGAATCAGCAAGCCCGCCGTTACGGTGGCGCACGCGCTCTACCCTGTGCCGCAACATTTGAAGTCGGGTCTATTGGTCAAACTACTACGTATGATCAATTCAGATTCGGTGCTGGTCTTCACGCGCACCAAACATCGCGCCGACAAAGTGGCGAAACAAATCGCTCATGCGGGGTTCCGCGTCACGTCCCTGCACGGCAACCGCACGCAAGGACAGCGCGAGCGCGCCCTGCATGGATTCAAAACGGGTCACTTCCCCATTATGGTCGCCACCGATATCGCGGCGCGCGGTCTCGACATTGACAGCATCACACACGTCATCAACTTCGATATGCCCGACACCGCCGACGCGTACATCCATCGCATCGGGCGCACGGGACGCGCACAACGTACAGGCGACGCGTTCACGTTGGTGACCGACGAAGACAAGGATATGATTCGGACTCTCGAACGCATCATGGGACAACCGCTCAAGCGTGAGACTCTTGCAGACTTCGACTACTCGCCTCCTGCCCCGCCTCGGCATGGTCACGCCATGCGCGAACGCGGTCGCCCCCCACGCCCCGCTCCCACGCCGACAAGATTTTCAAAAAATCGGTTGGCGCCGAGGAGAAGATCGTAA